From Platichthys flesus chromosome 7, fPlaFle2.1, whole genome shotgun sequence:
ACATAAACTCGTAGTACATGATGTACTGACGGGTGACAAATTGGAGGGGAAATCTGACTTGATGATAGGAGAAGTGTAACAAATGCATCCATACAGCACAAAGTTCAAGTGGGGGGCACGGAATAGTTTAGACAAGGAGGCTTTTTGGATTTGTCACTTATTCGGATGTGTAGTTTGCACCTGCAAGTTCTCAATGTGTGTTGCTGCTTTCTGACGTGCACCggagtctggacattttcctgaaatttaccaaatgtcagagtcagttgcgCTGGTCATTTTcctgaacttttcctgccagccccttAGTGAAATGTCTGGAACATGTCGTGCTTGAGTCCGTGTTTGGAAAATTCAGAGCGGGCGAGAGTTTGCGTTGATCATGTGTCAACGGGACAAGGATGCAAAAcaggaagaacacaaatattaagGAGAATAAAAAGAgccaaatgaataaaaatcagCTGTTTTGGAAATTATGTTATTTCATTCTGAGTAAAAGTTTGTTGTTAGTTTATTTAATGGTCAGTTCAATCGTGATATAGTATAGGTATGGCATAGtaaactctttttttatttttttatatttctcattGCATATACTTTACAGGTATCCCCACAGATATCATTAAAAAATCTATTATATGTACACCAAAGTTATAGTTGAAATTGAATACTGAGCATTGGTAAATTGTAACATGTGTATTATGAACACAGTGTTTTCTCTAAAGTAGAGAAAGTAGCACGGGTTCCACGGACCAGTCAGGTGCAAGGTCATTTCATCAGGAGAAACCAGAATATAAACAGACATGAAGCCGTGCGTGTGCGCAGTGATCCCCTCGTTTTTTGATCTTCAAATGTGGTCTTATAGTATATATATCCCCAGAGAAGAAAATTGCCTGTTTTATTGCATCGAGTGTCGGCCTGTACTCAAAGCAGATGTTGCtctgtaaagtcattttaaagtgGCCTCGGGCTGTTATTACAAAAACCTGATGCAATAATTTGTCTTTCGCTTCTTTCTACGGTCTCTTCTCTCTCAACTGTTTGTCCTGTCTGTGAGTCGAGCCggcttctgtttgtgttgtgtgctgtAGCGCTGCGAGGCTGCTTCCTCTACCTTCGTGGAAAGGATGACTCATGCGAAACgactgtttcctttttttgaatATGTAAATGCAGTTTGATGGCAGCCCGACGGCAGACACGCCCTGGATGGCTGGATGCGTTTTAGATTTTTAGACCTGCCTGGCCTCTCTCTGCCCCGAGCCAGAcgctctccctctgctttttcttcttcctcctccatctcctctcatccctccccgaAGTGTGAAGTTTGAAGCAGCAGGCAGTGTGCTTGGATAGCAGTAATTGGTCTAAAGATGGAAACTTCACTCCCACTTTGTCACCGATCTGAGAAGCggtttgttttttcaaccaCGGCTAGTTAAGAACATCACATTGAAGAAGTATTTAACAGTGGACAAAGGGGGGGGAAGACGTTGGAAAGACTGGCTCTTTTTGTCCCAGCTGAAAAGCAACGCTCCGTCTCGTACAAGTTCATTTTCAGTTGGCGCGGGGAAGCTGAGAATGGCTCCCCTCTTCGGTACCCCCTCGTCTGTGGAGGAGAGCTTTGGAGTTTTTTTATTAGCCTCTGTGGCCTGATTGTTTAAGGGGGGGGCAAGGTGCCAAGATGTGGCTCGGCTCCTATTTTGCTCCAGTGTGAGTGCTGGATTTGTTGGGACGGGGGGGACGGGGAGACTGAAGCAAAACGAAAGCAGAGTCACCCAaagtacacactcacacacacacttacacacaatgTACTTTTATGCGTTCCTCACTGCGCTGTTGTGTGTGCTGGCTGGTGCACACAATTTCCCTTATTCACAGTCTTTACAGAAGACAGATGCAGAGAGCGGGGGGGAAAAAATCCTgttacagagagaagagacggGGGTGAGAGAGGGGACGAGAAAGAAGCTCACACAGAACAAActtgaatttcatttttcacCCAATGATGCCTCACAGTTTTTTGGATGGGTGCGACTGTTTAATCAGAGGCTGGTTCTAATACTCACTTTTGGCATTTTCCACTGTAGACGTCAGTATattcaaataaattacaaaCTTCCAGTTCCTGTTTAGCAAAATACCTTGAATTGCAAAGCTCgaataaaaataatcagtttaATAGTGTTAGCAGGCTTCTCAGTATCGCCATCAAAATTGGAGATATACATATCCAGATAGACCTTTGGAATTCACCGATGAGAGTTTCCTTTGACCACAGTCTGAACCAATGGACCAAAAAAATGCGATCTAGGTCTGGATCCAACAAACCGTGTTTTGGTTCGtctgcagagtgaaaacacttgTCTGTGTACTTCGGACTTTGGTCCAACAGGAAGATAAGACAGTATTGAACaatagaaaaaagaagatgagacACAATTGCTTTATATTCTGCGTCTCAGAGGACTTATCAGGTTTGAGCGACAAAGACCTTCATTTTGCCGGTGATGCCTCTCAAATGATATTACAGCCGCAACGAAATACACAAAGTGAAGGGGTTCATtatttttctccattcaaactgaAACATTACTCTTTTCTGTACTTGATACAAAAAAGTTAGCAAATCAAATACAATAGACGAACTGACAGCGAGCCAATGACAATCCTGATCACGTGTAAATAATGTAACAGTCTTGAACCACATCTGGTGGAAAAATTATGTAATGGAGGCACTGCTTCTCAATAACCCTTGAAAAACTAAACCTGTCCTGCAATTTTGTCTTATTGGCCGATCCAGATCCGGGTCCATCTATCCGCAGTGAACTAATATCAGTTTATCTCTGCTCCTCAGTTTTGGCTGGTCACTTCCACTGGTTCAAATTAATGATCACCGACGGCCGATTATATCAGCAGCACCTAATTATTTAGTCCATTTTTGCAAGTTACTTGATAAAAGGCCAAAGTGAAATGTTCGGCTTTTTGTCTGGTTAAtgtcctccgtctctctccgaGCTCCGAGTTCCAAATGTCCAttgtgaggaaaaaaagacTCAATCAGGACATGAACTTAACTGGACAATGGGTTTGTGTAGTTCAATTATTCATCTGACTACAACAATGGTAGGTGATTGCATTACGACAATTTTAAGAATCTGTTTCTAAACTTTCATTCTTTTCTTAGCTGTAATTGATCAGGTTATAGGTTTTACACCGGTACCTTCAGATGATCAGACAACTCTGTCAAACATCAGAGTGACCAGAAGGACCTCAAGTGTCAGGAACCATCTCTGAGAgaatttatttgacatttattttgagttttaagttcggcccatgtcccatccgctTACATGGAGGTGGCAGTATTTAGGATTTTGGGAgcgctgtcatgttgtccatctttttatacagtcaCAGACTCTCACAGACTATTCATATGCCGTGACAGATTACCGCATCGGCGCGTGTAAAGGTCCCAGGAGCCAATGGGGACCCTTGTCCTTGAGAATTATTTTAGGCGCGttaagttttgtgttttttatattgtgtctAGGGACTGTGGTCATAGCTTGTTAGGTTATAACGTATTGTGTAAAGTGATCACTTTTACTCATTAATTTATACACCCCATTTGTAGTCATTTGTACTACAGGTTCCAGGTATGGCCCCCATCTGTTGCTGCAGGTATCGAGTCTTGTAACTTTGTCTGATTCAGATCCAAACAGCGTCAGTATCCGCTCTGATCACAGGCCCCTCCCTGGAGGTGTGAGGTGTCATTTCACAGATTGCCTTTATTCATGTTGGCTTTCACGCGTCCATTTTGCATCAGGAACTTGTTCAGAGTTTACTTTCGCAGATCCTCTGCTTGACAATCATAAAACATGCTGACTGGTGAGTGTGCACATTGAAATGGACTTTGTTACCCAAAGATAGAGGTTGTCGTACTCTCGCTCCCCAACAGCCATGTTCGCACATTTCTTCAGCACGTGGCTCTCTTCGATTTCTTCCTGGTTCAGACTGAGGTGACcgatgaaggtgtgtgtgtgtgtgtgtgtgtcagtcaatCCCCTTCACGTTATAAGAGCAGTTTATCAGCTCTGTGCATCTTTACAGTGGTCACAATATTTGAGTGAGTCTCCATTCCTTGATATTCTGTTCCTGCCACAGCTGGGGGTTGATCCACCGGCTCAATGTGCAGTAATTATACATCACTTGGTGTGTATGTGGTGTTCAGGAGGACCACTGTCATCAGAGCACAGGTCGATGTGGATCATCATCGACAGGTTGTTGAGCCCAGAAGGAAACTGGAGGACACAGGTTTCCCTCTAATCCTAATgaattgtttggccttggtggaggtatgcgctctattCAGTGCCATTCGAGTTATTTTTGGCTGATCCTCTGCCTTATTAAGTTTAATACTTATGGCAGCTTTTCCTTAAGTTTGGATGATTTTTAAGGAAGTTAATCGGAACCAAGAGGAGCCCCAATAAACATTGGTCTGAAGGAAGAAATCTcaaaacaaactaactaaccaTGTTAAATCAGCAACTTTGATGGGACATTTTTTGACTCCCTAATATCAGCATCAGGTGGCTTCTAGTACTCTGATTATAAGTCAGCTTTTAAATGCAGAGTCGTCACTGAGGTGAGATGTGTGCCTTTTGTATCGAGACATATTCCTTGAGTTAATATGAGCATCCTCAGTAAACTCTGGTTGGATCTTTTTGCATTCTTAACAAGAGTAAGATGCTGTTATTCAAGATGTTCATTGTGCTGCTAGAGTGTGCATTGATGACATACAAGAGCACAAACATGCCCACAGTGGAAGGATGATGGCTTGTTTAGATCTCAGCTGACGAGTTATTGAAAAGCGAGGCGATAAACAGACGAGTCGAGAGCTGGAGAGgcgactgtaaaaaaaaaatatgcttcAGCAACTGCAAGCTTCACATTTCTTTCCATTGACTCAACCTCTGCATCTTAAGCTTGTTCACACTGCTTTTATGATTAAGGCTTTACACCACTATGAGCAGCTCCACGTGCTGCAAACAACATTCCATTCACTCTAGTTTTCAGGGCTGTGTCAGAGCGAGCACAGAAAGCTGGGATGATTGCACTGAAGGGTCTCTCATCCCAGCTCGTGGCTGCCACATAGTACCACTCTTTATTTTTACCTCACTTTCGCATATAAAAATGGAGTCGGCTACTTTTTGTCATGGCCGAGCTATAAATTCTTCCTGCTTAAGCAGTCGCTCGCCGACTCCATTATTCTTCCCTTTCAATTAATAGGAAACACATTGGTTGAAGGAGGGTCTTTGTTGGTGTGAGAGTCCATGCATCACCTAAACTAGAGCATGCACCCCTCCTCCttctaacacacagacacacacacacaccaacggTCCCCATCTGCTCCTAATCACGGGTGCAGCCAGCGGTCAGGTTGTTGACGATTAATGGTGCGCAGGcacatgctaacacacacacatgtaaacatacaGAACACAGGCTTGGTAGGCATTAAGTTCGctatacgcacacacacacacatgcattcatataaatacataatacatacataatacatataatttgtattattctattttattagTATTGATTCGTGAGAGATGTGTCAAAATTGCAATGAAGAAAACTCagactttgtgtattttttccatTCTGCACTTTAATGAACAGCTCAAGTGTCACAGGTGAAAAACGTGAGTTACATTCACCGAATAAAAAGACAGAAGCTCAGATTTGACGTTTCCTTTTAGGAAAGACCACAGAAAGTCTCACTGAGCTCCCAGAGCTTTTTGGCCACAGCATCGTCTCTAGCCTTCGACGCGATGTTGAGCATTGGGGCGCAGTCTGAGAAGTAATGGCCGCTAAGGTGTTCGATGTCTTGTTCCAGGGCACAGTGGAGCGTGGTCTGACATCCAGACAGAGCATCCCTAGTGAAGATTTCGGTAAAACGAAAGAGGAACGTCCCCCAGGAGTTGAAGTTACGACTGATCTCTGTCTTCACGTATCCTGGAGAGAAAAGAACCCAAGAGACAAGACATTTACTGAGAGTTAATAAAAGAACATCAGGGCCAGAGGAGAAATATTAAATGTgtggaacaacaacaaaaaatcacAATCATAGTGATTGCTGATACCTAATCAAAATTAAGACAAGTAAAGAGAAAGTATTGAGATAGAAAGTTGCGGAAAAAACGCTGGTTAATCATCCTTTCGTGAATGTCTAAGTCACAGAGCCCCCTGGTGACATTGACCTTGGACCTCCAGGCACCAAACCTAACCAgatcatctttgagtccaagagAATATTTGAACCAAGTTTTaggaaattccctcaaggtgctCTTAAGATATCGCATTCACGGCATCGGGAGGACGAGCAACTccaaaacataatgcctccggCCAATGGGTGTTGCCGGTGCGGTGACATAACAAGCAACAAGCAAACATGTGAGACGAGTTGAAGAGTCAGTGGTTGACTGCTGCTGTGAACTGACCTGGGTGGACGCTGTAGCAGGTGACGTCGCTGCCCTGCAGTCTCTTTGCCAGCTCGTAGGTGAAGAGGTTGTTGCACAGTTTGCTGTGGCTGTAggtcaggaggagctggaagtcGCTACTGCCCAAAGCCAAATCTTTGTGAGTCCTCAGAAAGCTCAGATCCACCTCCCCAGCCTCAAAGGTTTTGGAGGACACGTTCACCACACGGCTCGGTCCACTCGCCTTCAGccggtccagcagcagcagcgtcagcAGGAAGTGACCCAGGTGATTGACGCCGAATATCATCCCGAAACCATCCTCCGTTTTCCCCGAGTTCAACAGGCCTGAAGAACGAAACACCAGAAACACACTAATGACAACACAAAACTTGTATTCTAAGAGTTGAAGAAATTCAAGGTAGCTGTGTCTGCAACAAAAATCTGTCCACACAGGGCTGTTAAGCATGCAGATTAATAACAGACGCCTGACCTGCATTGTTGATGAGAAGATCCAACCTGGACTCCGACCGCAGGAAGTTGTCTGCGAAGGATCGAACAGACTTCAGACTGGCCAGGTTGAGCTGCATGAAGATCACCTGTTTGTTCTTGGTTTCCTGTTCACGACGCGGTtagaaaaacaagtttctcaaTCATTACCTGGTTTCCAGCTCTTACAGatgagtgttttgtttctcagttgtgttgttttaatacaACAAACCACACTAAACTATCTCTAATGATAAGAAATGAGGAGCTCAACTTGGTGTGAAAAGCTGTGAATCATCAGCATAACTGGGCGATTACATACTAAATGTAAAAGATCAGAATAACTAGGATGGAGCCTTGAGGCAGACCAGTTGTTGTTGATACACTCGTGTCATTGGCCGTATAATAtgagaaagtatttttttggtttgtttcctGAGTCATTATGTCAAGTGAAGTGAGATGAACCTTAATCTAAATAATTGGGGTATATTCCCGACCTCTAAGCTCTTGTGTCCTCACCTGGACAATTTCCTGGACCGCTCTCTCAGCTCGCTGACTGTCCCGGCAGGCGAGGATCACTCTGGCCCCCCTCCTGGCCAGGTCCATCGCCGTGGTCTTACCTATGCCGGTGTTTGCTCCTGGACAAGGACGACAGAGTCAAGGAGGGAAGATTTGTTTAGGTCATGCTTGAGACCTGTTTCAACTCTAAATCTACAAGATTCTCAACTCACCTGTGATGATCACCGTCTTCCTGTGTAACTTTGCACTACTCCTACATCTGGGACTCCTTACAACATTGAGAAAATAAGCTGTTCCACccagtagaagtagtagtagtagcagcagcagcagcagtagcagcagcagcagcatcagcatcctGACAGTAAAAAGTAAAACTACAGATGCTGAGTGAAAGAGGTGAAGTGAGTGAAGTGTGCAGCCGTTCAACAGGTTTGGACTTTGTCAACGCCCCCCTTGCTGCACCCTGTCTACATCCTGTGCTTCCGCCTGCAGTGTAAAGTTCCAGCATGTCACTGCTGCGGCTCACACGTTAATGCACAGGTCAAACCATAAAATGCTATAATGAATAAGATCATGAGACATTAAATAAAACTCACAATGGATTTATATCTAAGTTAAGCTATTTTCTgtgtataatttaatttaatgatatGAGTTTATACACAAATGtttcttcattaaaatatcTGAGTTCCTCTTCAGTCAATTGaaattaaagtaaatttaaataattagaaAAGTCACACTGAAAATGATCTgctgatttgttgtgttttattggttgtttattgattattgattaactGCAGCTCTGATACAACAAAGAATCTTACTTGACAGATAATAATAAACAAGAATATTGGATGATAAACTGCTGCTTTTAACAAGACTAAGGGACTGAGGCTGAATccacaagacacacacagacatagtcacacacacacagagacacacacaaacacacaaacacacaccaacagtcCCCATCTGCTCCCAATCACAGGTGCAGCCAGCGATCAGGTTGTTGACGATTAATGGTGCACAGGcacatgctaacacacacacatgtaaacatacaCATAGGCTTGGTAGGcatacatacatgcatataaatacatatatttatataatttgtattattctattttattagTATTGATTCGTGAGAGATGTGTCAAAATTGCAAAGAAGAAAACTCagactttgtgtattttttcctttctgcaCTTTAATGAGCAGCTCAAGTGTCACAGGTGAAAAACGTGAGTTACATTCACCGAATAAAAAGACAGAAGCTCAGATTTGACGTTTCCTTTTAGGAAAGACCACAGAAAGTCTCACTGAGCTCCCACAGCTTTTTGGCCACAGCATCGTCTCTAGCCTTCGACGCGATGTTGAGCATTGGGGCGCAGTCTGAGAAGTAATGGCCGCTGAGGTGTTCGATGTCTTGTTCCAGGGCACAGTGGAGCGTGGTCTGACATCCAGACAGAGCATCCCTAGTGAAGATTTCGGTAAAACTAAAGAGGAACTTCCACCGGGAGCTGAAGTTACGACCGATCTCTGTCTTCACGTATCCTTGAGAGAAAAGAACCAAAGAGACAAGACATTTACTGAGAGttaataaaagaaacatcacGGCCAGAGGAGATATATTAAATGTGtggaacaacaataaaaaatcaCAATCATAGTGATTTCTGATTCTTAGTCAAAATTAAGACAAGTAAAGAGAAAGTATTGAGATAGAGAGTTGCGGAAAAACCGCGGGTAAAACATCCCTGTGTGAATGTCTAAGTCACAGAGCCCCCTGGTTACATTGACTTTGGACCTCCAGGCACCAAACCTAATAAACCTACATAATGCCTCCGGCCAATGGGTGTTGCCGGCACGGAGACATAACAAGCAACAAGCAAACATGTGAGACGAGTTGAAGAGTCAGTGGTTGACTGCTGCTGTGAACTGACCTGGGTGGACGCTGTAGCAGGTGACGTCGCTGCCCTGCAGTCTCTTTGCCAGCTCGTAGGTGAAGAGGTTGTTGCACAGTTTGCTGTGGCTGTAggtcaggaggagctggaagtcGCTACTGCCCAAAGCCAAATCTCTGTGAGTCCTCAGAAAGCTCAAATCCACCTCCCCAGCCTCAAAGGCTTTGGAGGACACGTTCACCACACGGCTCGGTCCACTCGCCTTCAGccggtccagcagcagcagcgtcagcAGGAAGTGACCCAGGTGATTGACGCCGAATATCATCCCGAAACCATCCTCCGTTTTCCCAGAGTTCAACAGGCCTGAAGACCgaaacacaagaaacacactAATGACAACGCAAAACTTGTATTCTAAGAGTTGAAGGAATCCCAGGTAGCTGTGTCTCCAACAAAAATCTGTCCACAC
This genomic window contains:
- the LOC133956105 gene encoding retinol dehydrogenase 12-like, with the translated sequence MLMLLLLLLLLLLLLLLLLLGGTAYFLNVVRSPRCRSSAKLHRKTVIITGANTGIGKTTAMDLARRGARVILACRDSQRAERAVQEIVQETKNKQVIFMQLNLASLKSVRSFADNFLRSESRLDLLINNAGLLNSGKTEDGFGMIFGVNHLGHFLLTLLLLDRLKASGPSRVVNVSSKTFEAGEVDLSFLRTHKDLALGSSDFQLLLTYSHSKLCNNLFTYELAKRLQGSDVTCYSVHPGYVKTEISRNFNSWGTFLFRFTEIFTRDALSGCQTTLHCALEQDIEHLSGHYFSDCAPMLNIASKARDDAVAKKLWELSETFCGLS
- the LOC133956382 gene encoding retinol dehydrogenase 11-like, whose product is MLLLLLLLLLLLLLLLGGAFYFLHVVKSPRCESSAKLHGKTVIITGANTGIGKTTAMDLARRGARVILACRDSQRAERAVKEIVQETKNKQVIFMQLNLASLKSVRSFADNFLRSESRLDLLINNAGLLNSGKTEDGFGMIFGVNHLGHFLLTLLLLDRLKASGPSRVVNVSSKAFEAGEVDLSFLRTHRDLALGSSDFQLLLTYSHSKLCNNLFTYELAKRLQGSDVTCYSVHPGYVKTEIGRNFSSRWKFLFSFTEIFTRDALSGCQTTLHCALEQDIEHLSGHYFSDCAPMLNIASKARDDAVAKKLWELSETFCGLS